The stretch of DNA GGTGGTCCACGAGGTCGTCGTAGGGGTCCACGTCGTGGCCGGGCAGGGAGGTGTGGAGAGCGGCGCCCATCTCCTCGCCGAAGACGCGGTACCGCAGCCGCTGGGCGGCCCGGATCTGCTCCTCGGAGTCGGCGATGGAGGTGACGTACGAGCTGGGGACGGGGGGAGCGGAGGGCGTCAAGGGGGCGGATGTCGAGGGCATGACAGATCCGGTCTCCGTTCGGGGAGTTCGGTGATGAAGGGCTCAGGCGTCGCGGCGCCCGAGGATCGCCGTGGCCAGGGTCAGGGACGCGGCCGTCCAGGCCGCGAGGAGCAGCAGCCCGGTGGCGGGACCGCAGAGGTCCGCCTGGCCGGTGAGGAACTGCGTGCCCGCCGCCTGGGGCAGGATCTGCGCCAGGTTCGTGAGGAAGTCGAGGGGAATCGATTGGAGGATCGTCGGCACGATGAGCAGCAGCACGAACAGCACGGTGATGGCCCCGGCTGAACTGCGCACGATGGCCGCGAGGCCGACGGTCAGGACACTCATGAGCATCAGGTGAACGGCGATCGCAAACACCCGCCCCCAAGTCCCTCTCGGTGCCCGCGCCTTCGGTGGCGCGGGCGGTGATGACAGGGACGCTACGAAGCGGCGCGGCCTGGGGCAGGGGACCTTGGTCAGCACCTGCCCTGCACTTTCGTAAGGTCCCGAACGGCCGGGGTAGCGTGCTCGCATGATCCGAGTGCTGCTTGCCGACGACGAGGCGATGATCAGGGCCGGGGTGCGGGCGATCCTCGGCACGGCCGATGGCATCGAGGTCGTCGCCGAGGCCGCCGACGGGCGCGAGGCGGTCGACCTCACGCTCAGGCACCGCCCGGACGTCTGTCTCCTCGACATCCGGATGCCCCGGCTCGACGGTCTCCAGGCGGCGGCCGAGCTGCGCAAGGTCGCGCCCGATGCGGCCGTGGCGATGCTCACCACGTTCTCCGAGGACGAGTACATCGCGAGCGCTCTCGGCTCGGGAGCCGCCGGTTTCCTCCTCAAGTCCGGCAATCCACGCGAGCTGATCGCCGGGGTCCAGGCCGTCGCCGATGGCGGCGCGTATCTCTCCCCGTCGATCGCGCGGCGGGTCATCTCCCACCTCGGGGCGGGGCAGCTCGGCAAGCAGGCCACCGCGCGGGCCCGCGTCGAGGAGCTGACGGCCCGCGAGCGCGAGGTGCTCGCGCTGGTCGGGGCCGGGCTGTCGAACGCGGAGATCGCCGGGCGGCTGCACGTCGTCGAGGGCACGGTGAAGGCGTACGTCAGCCAGGTCCTGGCCCGCCTCGGCTTCAAGAACCGGGTACAGGCCGCGATCCTCGCGTACGAGGCGGGGCTCGTCGGCGGGGAGTGAGCGCCCCCAGGGCCGGGAGTGGCGAGCCCCTACTTTCGTCAGGGGCGCGGGCCGGGGGTGATCGGCGATGCTTGGCGGATGCGCGGCGCAAACGGCTGGCTCACCCGGCTCTTCGACATCGGGCTGTGGCTCGTGGTGTGCGCGCCACCGGTCTCGGCCGCCCTCGGTCTCGACGGACGCGACGCGGTCGTGGCGGCCGTGGGTGTCCCGCTGCTCGGAGGCGCCGTCGCGTTCAGCAGGCGGTGGCCGCTCGCCGCGCTCGCCGTGCCGGTCGCGCTGAGTCTGATGACGGACCCGGAGATGCTCACGCCCGCCTACTGGGCGGCCCTGGCCGTCTTCGGGTATCTCGCCGGCAGCCGAACGGTCGCGGTGCGTCCCGCGCTGTGGTTCTTCGGGGCGGTCGCCGTGGCCGGGCTCGTGCTGTGCGCGATCGTGGCGAGCGATCTGTGGGACTGGCCCACGATGCTCCTGACACTCCTGATCGGCGTGGTGCTGCCCTGGCTGCTCGGCCGCTACCGCCGTCAGTACGCCGACCTGATGGCCACCGGCTGGCGGCTCGCCGAGCGCATGGAACACGAGCAGCAGGCCGTCGCCGACCGCACCCGTATCCGCGAACGGGCCAGGATCGCGGGCGACATGCACGACTCGCTCGGCCACGACCTGACGCTCATCGCGGTCCAGGCGGGCGCCCTCGAAGTCGACCCCACCCTCGACGCCCGCCAGCAGGCTGCCGTCGGCGAACTGCGGGAGGCGGCGGGGGCGGCGACCGAACGGCTGCGGGAGATCATCGGCGTGCTGCGGGCCGACGACGAAGTGCCGCCGAGAGCGCCGTCGGAGGAGAGCGCGGACACCGTGGTCGAGCGTGCGCGGGCCTCCGGGGTCGAGGTCACCCTCGAACGGTCGGGGGCCACGGATGACTTGCCGCCGATGGTCGCCCTCGCCGTCCACCGCGTGGTCCAGGAGTCCCTGACGAACGCCGCCAAGCACGCGCCCGGCGCCGCGGTCCGGGTCCGCGTCGCGCGGGACGGCGACACGCTGCGCCTGACCGTGGTGAACGGCCCTGCCCCGGCCGGACGCCTGCCCGGGGTGGCGTCGGGCGGCAGCGGACTCGTCGGCCTCGACGAGCGGGTGCGCCTGGCCGGCGGCACGCTGCGCGCGGGCCCCACGGACGACGGCGGCTTCGATGTGACCGCCGAGCTGCCCGCGGCGGGAGCCGCCCCTCGCGCCGTCGAACCGCCCCGGCCGACCGCCTCGGCACGCGAACTGGACCTGGCCAGGCGGCAGATCAGAAGACGGCTCATCCAGGCGGTCCTCGCCCCGCCGGCGGTCCTCGCCGGAATCCTGTTCCTCATGATCCCCCTCAGCCTGATCAGCTCCGTCTTCTCGGTCCTCGACCGTGAGGTGTACGACGGCCTGACGGCCGGGGAGCCGCGCGACGAAGTGGAGTCCCGGCTGCCGAGGTTCACCAGGGACGGCGCGCCGGACGGCGCGCCCGCGACGCCGCGCGGCCAGGACTGCGCGTACTACAGCACCCGCTTCATGTCCGGCGACGGCTACCGCCTCTGCTTCGCCGACGGACGGCTCGTGTCCAAGTCGGTCGTGGGCGAGGACGACTGAGGAGGCGTCCTGTGTGACCGTACAGACTCAGGCAGCACCCGCGAACGAAAGGCAGTCATGGCGACGACGCACCACGAACCAACCGGGCACCTCCCCCTGGAGGGCATCACCGTCGTCAGCCTGGAGCAGGCCGTCGCCGCTCCCTTCGCCACCCGCCAGCTGGCCGACCTCGGCGCCCGCGTGATCAAGGTCGAGCGCCCCGGCGGCGGCGACTTCGCCCGCCGCTACGACACCACGGTGCACGGCCAGGCCAGCTACTTCGTCTGGCTCAACCGCTCCAAGGAGTCCCTCACCCTGGATCTCAAGTCAGATGAGGGCAAGGAGATCCTGCACGAACTCCTCGCGGGCGCCGACGTGTTCGTGCAGAACCTGGCTCCCGGTGCCGCCGACCGTCTCGGCCTCGGGGCGGGCGAACTCCAGGCCCGCTACCCCTCGTTGATCCCCTGCACCGTCAGCGGGTACGGCACCAGCGGCTCCTGGTCCGAGCGGAAGGCGTACGACCTGCTCGTGCAGTGCCAGACCGGGCTGCTCTCGCTGACCGGCACGCCCGACGAGGCGGTGCGGGCGGGGATCTCGGTCGCGGACATCGCGGGCGGGATGTACGCCTACAGCGGCATCCTCTCCGCGCTCTTCACCCGGGCGACCAAGGGGCGCGCCCCAGCGGTCGAGGTCTCCCTCTTCGACGCGCTCGCCGAGTGGATGAGCCAGCCCGCGTACTACACGCGCTACGGCGGCACGCAGCCGCCGCGCGTCGGCGCACGGCACGCGACGGTCGCGCCCTACGGCCCGTTCACCGCGTCCGACGGCAAGGACGTCCTGCTGTCCGTGCAGAACGAGCGTGAGTGGGCCGCTCTGTGCGAACAGGTCGTCGGGCGGCCCGAGTTGACCGACGACCCGCGGTTCGCCACCGGCTCCGACCGCGTCGCGCACCGCGACGAACTCGACGCGATCATCTCCGCGCGCTTCGCCGAACTCGGCAGCGAGGAGGCGATGGAGCTGCTCGACCGCGCCAACATCGCCAACGCGGGCGTCAATTCGGTCACCGAGTTCCTCGACCACCCCGCGCTCACCGAGCGCGACCGCTGGCGGGAGGTGGCAATTCCGGGCAGCCAGGACCCCGTTCAGGCGCTGGTGCCGCCCGCGGACCTGAGCGGCGTCGCCCCGCGCATGGATCCGGTGCCGGCCGCGGGCGAGCACACCGAGCGGATCCTCGGGGAGCTGGGGCGCGACCGACAGGCCATCGCCCGGCTGCGTGAATCGGGCGTCTGCGGGTGAGTCTGCCGGTGAACGGCGCGTGAGCCCTGCCCGCGTCAGGCGGCGACGCCGAGCCCTTCGAGTACGACCGCGTTCGACAGCTCGGCGAACGCCTTGCCGGGCACGATGAGCTTGCCCCGGCGGCTGCCGCTGCCGATCAGGACGTGCGGCAGGTCGACGACGGCGGCGTCCACGAGCAGCGGCCACCCGGCGGGCAGGCCGATCGGGGTGACGCCGCCGTACTCCATGCCGGTCTCGCCGGTCGCCGTGTCCATCGGCGCGAACGATGCCTTGCGGGCGCCGAGTTGGCGGCGCACGACGCCGTTCACGTCGACGCGGGTCGTGGACAGGACCAGGCACGCGGCGAGCGAGGTCTCGCCGCCGCGCTTGCCCGCGACGACGACGCAGTTCGCGGAACGCTCCAGGATGTCCTGGCCGTAGTGCTCCACGAAGGTGGCGGTGTCGGCCCACCGCGGGTCGGTGTCGACGTGGAGGATCTGCTCGGCGGGGACGGTCCCGCTCCAGCCGCGCACGGCGTCGGCGACGGGCGCGACCAGGAGATCGAGGGCCTCGGGCGCGGGACGGACGTCGTCGAAATTCCCCATGGGTGCACGCATGACGGCACGCTAACAGGCGCGGCGGGAGTCAGTACGACGAGGCGTGCGCCGGGGGCACCGACACCGACATGGTCATCTCGACCGGCACGGCACCCTTGTTGTGATAGCCGTGAGGCACGTTCGCCTCGAAGGAAGCGGACGACCCGGCGGGCACGAGATGCTCCACGCCGTCCACGAGGAGCGTCAGTTCGCCCGCGGCCACGTGCAGCAACTCCATGGTCCCCGGCGGGTGCGCGTCCGAGTCGCTTCCTTCGCCGGGCATCAGCTTCCACGCCCACAGCTCGAAGGGCCCGCGCGCCTCGGTCCCGACAAGAAGCGTCGTACTGCTGCCCGCCTCCGTGGACCACATCCGCACCGCCTGCTCAGGCGGTACGAGCCGGACGTGGGAGCCCTGTTCGTAGTCGAGGAGCGTGGTGATGCTGACGCCGAGGGCGTCGGCCAGCTTGACCGTTATGCCGACGCTGGGGTTGGTCCTTGCCTGCTCGATCTGGATGATCATGCCGCGGCTGACGCCCGCGCGGGCAGCGAGCGCGTCGAGCGTGAAGCCCCGTTCCGAGCGCCAGCGCTTGAGGTTGCGGGCGAGGGACTGGGTGAGCTGATCGAGGTCCGACACATTCCGTCCAATATTTTGGATGACAGAGTTCAGGATATTGAACTACGGTGTGGTGCACCTAAGGGTTCACCACACTGTACTGCGAGGATCTTCGATGACAGCACTGTTCGCTCTGGCCACCAGCCTGATGTACGGGTTGGCCGACTTCGGCGGTGGACTGCTGACGCGACGCATCCCCGCGCTCACCGTCGTCGTCGCCTCGCAGACCATCGCCGTGATCGTCCTCGGCGTGATCGTGGTCGCCACGGGCGGCTGGACGGAATGGGGGCCGCAGCTGTGGTTCGCGGTGGCGGCCGGCCTGCTCGGCCCGGTGGCGATGCTCGCCTTCTACAAGGCCCTGGCGATCGGCCCGATGAGCGTCGTCTCCCCGCTCGCCTCCGTGGGCGTCGTCGTGCCGGTGGGCGTTGGGCTCTTCCTCGGCGAGCGGCCGGGGGTCCCGCAGTTCGCCGGGCTCACCGTCGCCATCGTGGGGATCGTGCTCGCGGGCGGCCCCGAGCTGCGCGGCGCCCCCGTGCAGCGACAGGCGGTACTGCTCACTCTCCTCGCGGCCTTCGGCTTCGGCGCGGTCCTCGCCCTGATCTCCGAGGCGTCGAGCAACCTGACCGGGCTGTTCCTCGCCCTGTTCGTGCAGCGCGTGACGAACGTGGCCGCCGGCGGGGCCGCGCTGTTCGTCTCCGTGAAGCGGGGCGGCATCGCGCTCCCCGAGGGCACGGGCATGAGGGTGATCTGGGCGGCGCTCCCGGCGCTCGCCTTCGTCGGCCTTGCCGATGTCGCGGCCAACGGCACGTACTCGATCGCCGCCCAGAACGGCCCGGTCACGCTGGCCGCGGTGCTGTCCTCGACGTACCCGGTGATCACGGCGCTCGCGGCACGGGCGGTACTGAAGGAAAGGCTGCGCGGGGTGCAGGCGGCGGGGGCGGGCCTGGCCTTGGTGGGCACGGTACTGCTGGCCAGCTGAGCAACGCCTCGCAGGGGCGCGGGGAACTGCGCGACAAGCCCCCACAGACCCGCAGCCGAGGGAAAACGGCGCCTACCCCTCCAACTCCCCCAGGGCAAGAAGTTGTTCCGGCGTGACCCCGTCAGGAATAGGCACAGGCGCGGGCGTCCGCAAAGGCGGCTGCCACCCCGCCTCCGGGTCCCAGGTCCGCACCACGCGGGCAGGCGCTCCGGCCACCACGGAGTGGTCGGGCACGGAGCCCCGCACGACCGCGCCCGCGGCGACCACGACATTGCGGCCGAGCCTCGCCCCCGGCAGGATCACCGCGTTCGTGCCGATCCAGCAGCCGGGTCCGATCTCGACGGGCTCCATCCGCGGCCACTGCTTGCCGATGGGCGTGTGCGGATCGTCGTACGAGTGGTTCGTGGACGTCACGTACACCGTTGGTCCGAAGTAGCAGTCGTCGCCGATCGTCACCGTGGTGTCGGCGATGACATGGCTGCCACGGCCGAGCACGACGCCGTTGCCGATGCGCAGGATCGGGTCGGGCCCGAGGTCCAGGTCGGGCATCATCCCGGCGGTGAGGGTGACCTGCTCGCCGATGATGCAGTGGTCGCCGATGCGGATCCACGGCTCACCGAAGACGGTCCCCTGCGGGAAGGACAGCTTCGTGCCCTGTCCTATCGCGCCGAACCGCAGCCTCCCCGGCCGCTGCGCGGTGACGGCTCCCGTCCGCTGCACCCAGGCCCAGCCCGCGTGGACGGCGCGCTGGGTCGCGCGGCGCCGCCAGTCGGCGACCCCGGATGAGAACGTGTTCCTGTTCTTCGGCACGCGCTCACGTTACTCAGCCCCGCGCGCCCCGGTGAGCCCGGACCCCTGTGATCTTCACCCCACAGGGCGGCGGGCCCGCCCCCGTCCCGTACGGTTCCGCCAGGCGCGAGACACGTACGAATGGAGAAATCCGATGAGCCACGAGGCACTCATCACCGGGATCGGCGGCAAGGACCCGAAGATCGATCAGGACGCCTTCACCGCGCCCACCTCCGTACTCATCGGCGAGGTGACGCTGAACGCCGGTGCGAGCGCCTGGTACGGGGCGGTCATCCGCGCGGACGGCGGGCCGATCGTCGTCGGCGCCGACAGCAACATCCAGGACAACTGCAGCCTCCACGTCGACCTGGGCTTCCCGATGTCCATCGGCGAGCGGGTCTCGGTCGGCCACAACGCCGTCCTGCACGGCTGCACCGTCGAGGACGACTGCCTCATCGGCATGGGCGCTACGGTCCTCAACGGCGCGGTGATCGGCGCCGGTTCGCTGGTCGCGGCGCAGGCCCTTGTGCCGCAGGGGATGATCGTGCCGCCCGGCTCACTGGTCGCGGGTGTTCCCGCCAAGGTGCGCAGGCCGCTCACGGACGAGGAGCGCGCGGGCATCACCCTCAACGGCACGATGTACGTCGAGCTGGCCAAGGCCCACAAGGACGCCCACGCGAAGTGACGTCAGTCGGCGGCCGGAACGGGGACCGGCTCGGCCGCCGACGCCACGGCGTTCTCGGTTTCGCGCGCCGCAGCCGACTTCTTGGCGCGGCGCTTGACGAGCAGCATGGAGCCGACGCCGATCAGCACGGCGATGGCGAGGCCGAAGTACGAGAACCGCTTGAGCCAGTCCTCGGCGACGACACCGATGTAGTAGATGACGGCGGTGGTGCCGCCCGCCCAGACGATGCCGCCCAGGACATTGGCGATGAGGAACTTCCAGTACGGCATGCGAAGGACGCCCGCGAGGGGCCCCGCGAAGATCCGGAGCAGGGCGACGAAGCGGCCGAAGAAGACCGCCCACATGCCCCACTTCTGGAACGACTGCTCGGCGCTGCCGACATTCGCGGCGCTGAAGTGCTTGGGGAACTTCCGTTCGAGCCAGGCGAGGAGCGGCCGGCCGCCCTTGCGTCCGATCGCGTACCCGATGGAGTCGCCGATGATGGCGCCCGCGGTGGCGCAGATCCCCAGGATGACGGGGTTGAGCTCGCCGTGCTGCGAGGAGAGCAGCGCGGCGGAGACGAGGACGATCTCACCCGGCAGCGGGATGCCCAGGCTCTCCAGACCGATGACCACGCCCACCAGCGCGTAGATACTGACGGCCGGTACGGTCTCCAGCCATTCCTGGACGTGCAACGCCGGTTCCTCCTGTGCTGATGTGCGTGTACCCGGCGTGCGCGTTCCCCCCAAGATCGCGCACGCCGGGCAGCCTACCCGCTCACCCGGCGTCGGCCGGGGCGGAGTCCCACAGGTCGCACCGGTGCTCACGGGCCACAGCAGTGCTCAGCTCGTTCCCTCCGGCGGACGCGGTCCGCAGCGAGAGCACCTGGCCCGGCTGCGTCCGCTGGTCGGGCGCGGCGGGCTGGCCATCGGCACGCGGCGCACCGCCGTGGATGAAGGAGCCCCAGTACTGGACCATCTGCCGGGCCAGAACCTTCTGCTCCGCGTTGAGCGGCGACGCGAGCCCGAAGTGCCTGAAGAGGTACTGCACTTCGTTGACGTGGGTCGCCCCGAAGTCGAACGTCCTGCCCGCATCGCGGATCGAGGCGAAGGGCGGCGAGGTGCGGTCGGCGAACTCGTAGGCGTAGACGGGGCCGCGACCGGCGAGCGACCTGTCCATGCGCAGCGCCGGGCAGGCGAACATCTGATCGCCCTGGGCGGCCGCGTACGCGTGCGTCGGCGAGGCGTGATCTGAGAGCGGATAGCGTTTGAGGACCTTGGCGCCCAGCTCGGCGCCGTACGTCCGGGTGAGCGCGCCCGGGTACTGCTCCTCGGTCAGCGGTTTGCCCTGTCCGTCGAACTGCCCGTAGGCGAAGAGCGTCCCTTCGTCGCTGTTCGCGCCGTTCAGGACCGGCACGCGGGCGGCGCTCCCGTTCTCGTACGCCTCCTCCGGCTGGACCGGCAGGAAGTCACCGCCGGCCACCGGACCCCAGTCGAACCCGGCCTGCGCCGCGAGGATCTCCTTGGCGGGCTTCTTCCGCAGACAGGCGAGGGCGGTCGCCGGGTCGGCGCAGCCCGCCTTCTTCGCGAAGGCCGCGCCCTGCGTGAGCGCCTCGTCGCGCTCCCGGGCCGCGCAGTCCCCGTAGGCGCCGCTCTGCACGATGCCCGCGCGGTAGAGGCCCTTGGCGGTGGGCGAAGCGAGTTGGGTGCAGACGGAGCGGCCGCCCGCCGACTCGCCCGCGATGGTGACGCGCTGCCGGTCGCCGCCGAACGAGCCGATGTTGGCGCGCACCCAGCGCAGCGCGGCCTGCTGGTCGAGCATGCCGTAGTTGCCCGAAACGCGGTCGGACGCCTCACCGTCGAGGCCCTTGCCCGCGAGGAAACCCATGGCGCCGAGGCGGTAGTTGACGGTCACGACCACCGTGCCGGTGCGCCGGGCGAAGGCGTCGGGCACGATGTCCTCCCCCGCGCCCGCGGTGAGCCCGCCACCGTGCAGCCAGACCATGACGGGCCGAGGCTTGTACTGCCCCTTGGGCGCGTAGACGTTGAGGTCGAGGCAGTCCTCCGTGTGGCTGGGGTTCTCGTAGCCGGGGTCCCAACTGGCGTTCTGTACGCAGCGGTTGCCGAAGGAGGTCGCGCCGCGCACGCCCTGCCAGGGCTTGGCGGGACGTGGCTCCTTCCAGCGGAGGTCGCCGACGGGCTGCTGTGCGTACGGGATGCCGAGGAACTGCCGCCCCTCGGCGGTGGATTCGCCGCGCAGCCAGCCCGCGTCCGTACGGACGAGCGTGCCGCCGCCGCTCGTCCTGGACGCGCTGTCCGGTGCGGCCTGTGCGGCGTGCGGGGTGATCAGGGCCGCGGCGGCGGCGAGGACTGTGAGGGTGGTTCGGGCAGTTCGCTTACGTCCCGTGCGTCTCATGTATCTCATCCGGCGACTCCCTTGAAGACGTCAACCCTGGCGGCCGGAAACTATGACCACTGCTGACTCGTGTCAATGAGTTGAACAAAAGGGCGCCCGAAACGGCTGGATGGTGTCAGAAGGAACGGCGCC from Streptomyces sp. BA2 encodes:
- a CDS encoding DedA family protein, with product MHVQEWLETVPAVSIYALVGVVIGLESLGIPLPGEIVLVSAALLSSQHGELNPVILGICATAGAIIGDSIGYAIGRKGGRPLLAWLERKFPKHFSAANVGSAEQSFQKWGMWAVFFGRFVALLRIFAGPLAGVLRMPYWKFLIANVLGGIVWAGGTTAVIYYIGVVAEDWLKRFSYFGLAIAVLIGVGSMLLVKRRAKKSAAARETENAVASAAEPVPVPAAD
- a CDS encoding gamma carbonic anhydrase family protein, yielding MSHEALITGIGGKDPKIDQDAFTAPTSVLIGEVTLNAGASAWYGAVIRADGGPIVVGADSNIQDNCSLHVDLGFPMSIGERVSVGHNAVLHGCTVEDDCLIGMGATVLNGAVIGAGSLVAAQALVPQGMIVPPGSLVAGVPAKVRRPLTDEERAGITLNGTMYVELAKAHKDAHAK
- a CDS encoding DapH/DapD/GlmU-related protein, translated to MPKNRNTFSSGVADWRRRATQRAVHAGWAWVQRTGAVTAQRPGRLRFGAIGQGTKLSFPQGTVFGEPWIRIGDHCIIGEQVTLTAGMMPDLDLGPDPILRIGNGVVLGRGSHVIADTTVTIGDDCYFGPTVYVTSTNHSYDDPHTPIGKQWPRMEPVEIGPGCWIGTNAVILPGARLGRNVVVAAGAVVRGSVPDHSVVAGAPARVVRTWDPEAGWQPPLRTPAPVPIPDGVTPEQLLALGELEG
- a CDS encoding YbaK/EbsC family protein, with protein sequence MRAPMGNFDDVRPAPEALDLLVAPVADAVRGWSGTVPAEQILHVDTDPRWADTATFVEHYGQDILERSANCVVVAGKRGGETSLAACLVLSTTRVDVNGVVRRQLGARKASFAPMDTATGETGMEYGGVTPIGLPAGWPLLVDAAVVDLPHVLIGSGSRRGKLIVPGKAFAELSNAVVLEGLGVAA
- a CDS encoding response regulator; this translates as MIRVLLADDEAMIRAGVRAILGTADGIEVVAEAADGREAVDLTLRHRPDVCLLDIRMPRLDGLQAAAELRKVAPDAAVAMLTTFSEDEYIASALGSGAAGFLLKSGNPRELIAGVQAVADGGAYLSPSIARRVISHLGAGQLGKQATARARVEELTAREREVLALVGAGLSNAEIAGRLHVVEGTVKAYVSQVLARLGFKNRVQAAILAYEAGLVGGE
- a CDS encoding sensor histidine kinase is translated as MRGANGWLTRLFDIGLWLVVCAPPVSAALGLDGRDAVVAAVGVPLLGGAVAFSRRWPLAALAVPVALSLMTDPEMLTPAYWAALAVFGYLAGSRTVAVRPALWFFGAVAVAGLVLCAIVASDLWDWPTMLLTLLIGVVLPWLLGRYRRQYADLMATGWRLAERMEHEQQAVADRTRIRERARIAGDMHDSLGHDLTLIAVQAGALEVDPTLDARQQAAVGELREAAGAATERLREIIGVLRADDEVPPRAPSEESADTVVERARASGVEVTLERSGATDDLPPMVALAVHRVVQESLTNAAKHAPGAAVRVRVARDGDTLRLTVVNGPAPAGRLPGVASGGSGLVGLDERVRLAGGTLRAGPTDDGGFDVTAELPAAGAAPRAVEPPRPTASARELDLARRQIRRRLIQAVLAPPAVLAGILFLMIPLSLISSVFSVLDREVYDGLTAGEPRDEVESRLPRFTRDGAPDGAPATPRGQDCAYYSTRFMSGDGYRLCFADGRLVSKSVVGEDD
- a CDS encoding cupin domain-containing protein, with the protein product MSDLDQLTQSLARNLKRWRSERGFTLDALAARAGVSRGMIIQIEQARTNPSVGITVKLADALGVSITTLLDYEQGSHVRLVPPEQAVRMWSTEAGSSTTLLVGTEARGPFELWAWKLMPGEGSDSDAHPPGTMELLHVAAGELTLLVDGVEHLVPAGSSASFEANVPHGYHNKGAVPVEMTMSVSVPPAHASSY
- a CDS encoding CaiB/BaiF CoA transferase family protein, whose protein sequence is MATTHHEPTGHLPLEGITVVSLEQAVAAPFATRQLADLGARVIKVERPGGGDFARRYDTTVHGQASYFVWLNRSKESLTLDLKSDEGKEILHELLAGADVFVQNLAPGAADRLGLGAGELQARYPSLIPCTVSGYGTSGSWSERKAYDLLVQCQTGLLSLTGTPDEAVRAGISVADIAGGMYAYSGILSALFTRATKGRAPAVEVSLFDALAEWMSQPAYYTRYGGTQPPRVGARHATVAPYGPFTASDGKDVLLSVQNEREWAALCEQVVGRPELTDDPRFATGSDRVAHRDELDAIISARFAELGSEEAMELLDRANIANAGVNSVTEFLDHPALTERDRWREVAIPGSQDPVQALVPPADLSGVAPRMDPVPAAGEHTERILGELGRDRQAIARLRESGVCG
- a CDS encoding DMT family transporter; the protein is MTALFALATSLMYGLADFGGGLLTRRIPALTVVVASQTIAVIVLGVIVVATGGWTEWGPQLWFAVAAGLLGPVAMLAFYKALAIGPMSVVSPLASVGVVVPVGVGLFLGERPGVPQFAGLTVAIVGIVLAGGPELRGAPVQRQAVLLTLLAAFGFGAVLALISEASSNLTGLFLALFVQRVTNVAAGGAALFVSVKRGGIALPEGTGMRVIWAALPALAFVGLADVAANGTYSIAAQNGPVTLAAVLSSTYPVITALAARAVLKERLRGVQAAGAGLALVGTVLLAS
- a CDS encoding carboxylesterase/lipase family protein encodes the protein MRYMRRTGRKRTARTTLTVLAAAAALITPHAAQAAPDSASRTSGGGTLVRTDAGWLRGESTAEGRQFLGIPYAQQPVGDLRWKEPRPAKPWQGVRGATSFGNRCVQNASWDPGYENPSHTEDCLDLNVYAPKGQYKPRPVMVWLHGGGLTAGAGEDIVPDAFARRTGTVVVTVNYRLGAMGFLAGKGLDGEASDRVSGNYGMLDQQAALRWVRANIGSFGGDRQRVTIAGESAGGRSVCTQLASPTAKGLYRAGIVQSGAYGDCAARERDEALTQGAAFAKKAGCADPATALACLRKKPAKEILAAQAGFDWGPVAGGDFLPVQPEEAYENGSAARVPVLNGANSDEGTLFAYGQFDGQGKPLTEEQYPGALTRTYGAELGAKVLKRYPLSDHASPTHAYAAAQGDQMFACPALRMDRSLAGRGPVYAYEFADRTSPPFASIRDAGRTFDFGATHVNEVQYLFRHFGLASPLNAEQKVLARQMVQYWGSFIHGGAPRADGQPAAPDQRTQPGQVLSLRTASAGGNELSTAVAREHRCDLWDSAPADAG